The Terriglobia bacterium DNA window GCGGTGAAAAGCTGTTTTCCCACTTTAAAGGTAGTAGCTGACTCGCCAACGGCGGCGACGATCCGCCGTGCCTCCGTCGAGGTCGAGACATCGAGCGCAACGATGAGCCGGTCGCGAGGTGAAAGGGAAGCCATCCGGGAAAGGATAACAAAGCTACCCTTAACCGCGCTGACGATCCCGAAATGAAAAAGGGAACCGAGTTTTTCGGTTCCCCCTGATCTTTCGGTCGCTTCTAATCGCCACTCCGGGCTTCCAGCCTCCCGTTCTGGGCCACTTCTGGCAGTTGCACGATGTCCAGGCGCACCTTAGTTACGCCCCGCCCTCGCATCCCGAGGACTTGGGCCGCGCCATACGACAGGTCCATGATCCGGCCCGGAACTACGGGACCCCGATCATTGATACGGACGATTACCGACTTGTGGTTCCGCAGGTTCGTGACCCGGACCCAGCTGCCCAGGGGTAGGGTGGGATGGGCCGCCGTGAAGCGGAACATGTCATAAGACTCGCCCGAGGCGGTCTCTTTTCCGTGGAACTGCTTTCCATACCAGGAGGCCTCGCCTACCTGGTAGGGCTTAACGACCTTCTTGCTGGCCGGGGCCTTGGGGGCGTTGGCCGGGGATTGCTTGGCCGAGGGACCGTTCTGATGGCCGGGTGCCGCTCCCAGGGTGCTGGCCAATAAAAAAGCCAACAGCGATTGGGTCAGTACTCGTCGCATTCACTACCTCTCTCATGGTCAAGTTCCAATCTCCTCCGTACTTGGAGAAGATTCGTAATTCTAAGAAAAAAAACCAATTAGAAGCAACCTCTAATTTTTAAGCCCTATTTTTCCGGTTGCATTCGGCCTCTGAAAGTGCTAGGCCAATGACCCAAGGGAATGTAATTTAATGGTCACCCCCATGGGTTACTTATCAGTACCTGATTCTACCCACTTCGAAGCGAAAAAGACCATCGTTCTTCGAACTGGAAACCACTCAATCTGATCGTTGGGGCGCGCTTCCCAATTTTGAGCCCTGGCTCAGCCCAGTGGTTGGTTCGGCGCAATAGGATTTTCGGCCAGTGTCCTTATTTTCCTAAGTACATCTTGATCAATAGGTTACGAGCGGCAGTATGAATGGTGCTCGTTGATTGCAGCGGCCATGCACCTATGTCGCATTCCTAATTTTCTGTTGAGGATCGTGTTCATCCTGACACAATCACTATCCCCGTTGTCGCGTCCGCTCGCGAGGTGTACCTTGCGGACATGCAACCCGTGGTGCTCTCCATAGCTGGTTTCGACCCATCCTCCGGGGCCGGGGTCACGGCCGACATCAAAACTGCTGCCGCCCACGGTTGTTTTGCCCTGGCGTGCATTACCGCCGTAACCGTCCAGACCACCCAGGGCGTCCGCCGGGTCGAGCCAATGGGGGCAGAAACGGTCTCCGAGACCCTTTTTGAACTCGCCGCCGACCTCCCCATCCATGCCGTCCGGATCGGGATGCTCGGCTCGGCCGAGGTCGCCGAATCGGTCGCCGGATTCCTCGAGACCACCAAGCCCCCTAATATCGTCCTCGACCCCATCCTCCGTAGTTCGTCGGGAGCCGACCTCCTGGACCAAAGAGGTGCGGAAATTCTCCGCAAACGTCTACTGCCTTTGACCACGGTAGTGACCCCGAATCTTGCCGAAGCGTCCGCTCTAACTGGCCTGTCCGTTTCGGGAATCCCTGAAATGCGCATTGCCGGAAGAGAACTGCTGCGCCTCGGCGCCCGAAACGCCGTGGTCACTGGCGGCCATCTGGAGGGAGAGGCGGTCGATTTGCTCCTTTGGTGCCCCGAAGGAACTGACGAGCTTTTCGAGGAGGAACTGCGCGGTGAGCGAATTCACTCCTCATCCACCCACGGCACGGGGTGCGCCTTTGCCACGTCGGTCGCCTGCCACCTCGCTCGCGGATTCCGCGTCCCCGAAGCCGTCGCCGGAGCCAAACAATTCGTCCGAAGTGCCATCGAGCACGCAACTCCCCTGGGCCACGGAAAAGGGCCTATGGAGTTGTTGTGGAATCTGAAGACAAGCAAATAGCCATCAGCCATTAGCAAAAGAGCGGAGGCATCCGGGTATTTGTCTCTGCTAAGTTGCTTACTCCGGCGGCTTCTGCTGCTTCGGCGTCGTCCCCTTGTCCGCGTTAGGCGGTTGCTGATTATCCGGAAGTGGTGGAATAACCCCGCCTTGCGACTGCGTTCCACCTTGCTGTTGCGTCTGCGCGGGAGGATTCGTCCCCACCCCGCCGGCACTCGGCGGCTGCTGGTTGTCCGGTAGAGGCGGGATGACGTTCTGTTCCGGCTGGACCTGTGGTTGCGAACTTGGCTGCGAACCGGAAGGTGCCCCACTGCCATTCGGAGGCTGCTGATTCTCCGGCAGCGGCGGAATGACGTTTTGCTCCGGCTGGACTTGCGGCTGCTCATTCGCCGGGAGAGGAGGAATCACTCGCGGTATCGCCTGCAAAATTGTCTCGCTGGTCCCCCACTGGTCCGCCGGTTCCCCTGCATTGCCGCGAGGAATCAGAACCGTGTCGGTGGCCGAATGCGTCGGATGTACCGGCTCGGCTGGTTCCACGACAGGCGTATTGCCCCTGGTCAGGAGGGTCGCAGTCCCGCCCTGTCGCCGCCGAGCTTCCATCTCGCGTTGCATGGCGTCGTCAACCGTTTGATCGTTCACCGCCGCTACGGCCCCCATGCGCTGGCCCTCCATGTCGCGCCGGGTCGACA harbors:
- the thiD gene encoding bifunctional hydroxymethylpyrimidine kinase/phosphomethylpyrimidine kinase, with translation MQPVVLSIAGFDPSSGAGVTADIKTAAAHGCFALACITAVTVQTTQGVRRVEPMGAETVSETLFELAADLPIHAVRIGMLGSAEVAESVAGFLETTKPPNIVLDPILRSSSGADLLDQRGAEILRKRLLPLTTVVTPNLAEASALTGLSVSGIPEMRIAGRELLRLGARNAVVTGGHLEGEAVDLLLWCPEGTDELFEEELRGERIHSSSTHGTGCAFATSVACHLARGFRVPEAVAGAKQFVRSAIEHATPLGHGKGPMELLWNLKTSK
- a CDS encoding septal ring lytic transglycosylase RlpA family protein, with amino-acid sequence MRRVLTQSLLAFLLASTLGAAPGHQNGPSAKQSPANAPKAPASKKVVKPYQVGEASWYGKQFHGKETASGESYDMFRFTAAHPTLPLGSWVRVTNLRNHKSVIVRINDRGPVVPGRIMDLSYGAAQVLGMRGRGVTKVRLDIVQLPEVAQNGRLEARSGD